TCATTTTGATAATGGTCGCTCTAGGTCTTACGATTGCTTCTTCTTCGATATAACTCAAAATAGAAGCTTCCAATTCTACCGGAACAGTATAACCTCCGTCTGCATCAGTCGTTTCGTTAAAAGCAGCTTTGTCAATAGTTCCTCCCATTAAAAGAGTCTTGAAGTTATCGCAAAACTTTTCCATTTCACTTCCCAACTGAACGAAAGGAGCTTTCACTCTTTCAACTTTCATTATAGATTTTTCTCCAATTTCCTTTATGTCCTTGATAATTTTTTCGTCGCCTTTAGTTTCTTCCTTGACGATAGATTTTATCTCTTCCATTTTTTTGGAAACAGCATCGCCAACGGAAGCACCAATGGCTTCGAGTTGTTCTTTTGTAAATTCCATACTAATAAATCTTAATTATTAAATCCCCTACTTCTTCCTCAAATTTAGCAATAGCGATTCTATTGCCTTGTTCGCAATTTTCGCAAGTGTCGCAGAGTCCAGCTCGGGAGCTTTTTCTGCCTCGGTAGCTTTTGTTCGACCTTGTTCTGCATTTACTCCGGACTTGTCGTCAGCTGATTCATTAGTAGCTTCCAACAAATCATTTAGTGGAGTTAGCGCAGCTTCCATAGCCCCGATTGCACTAGATATTAAATCACGATTTTTCTTACTCAATACTTTTCCTGCTTTTACTTCAATGTCTTTCTTAAATTTTTCTAATTCGCTTTTTGTGAAAATAACTTTTTCTTCTTCCTCTCCGTCTTTTTTTTCTTCTTCAATTTTATCATTCTTTATATTTTTCTGCAAATCTAATATCGACTTCATAACCAATCCGCACTTCATTTGCTTCGCCCCAGTCAATAATGCCTCTGCGTATGCCGGAACATTTACCCAACTTACTTCCAATAATTCCTGTTTCAAAAAGTCCACTCCGCTATCATTGAATTTATAATCCAATGGTCTGAACCCAACTGAAAATGCTCTAAGAAATCCATTTTCGGCAAGGGTCTTAATCTCTTGCGCAAAAGGTGTCGGCGCAAACTCGCCTTTCATTTTCAATTCCTTTCCCTCTACCCAAGTCTTTGTAGCCCGTCCGATTGTCGGGGTGTAGTGATCGTGCGCCCAAAGTATAACTGGATTTTTGTTGAACGCTTTGAGTTCCCAACCAGCAGGGTCAATGGTATCTCCGTATCTATCCGTCTTAATACCAGAAATGACGGCTTCAAAAGTTCCGTCTTCATTTACCCCTTTAAAAACTATTTCCCCTAGCCCAAAATATTTCTCTTCGATTTTCATATTCTTAAATTAAAATAATTATTTAATTACTGGCAGGACTGTGCAC
The genomic region above belongs to Parcubacteria group bacterium and contains:
- a CDS encoding HK97 family phage prohead protease; translated protein: MKIEEKYFGLGEIVFKGVNEDGTFEAVISGIKTDRYGDTIDPAGWELKAFNKNPVILWAHDHYTPTIGRATKTWVEGKELKMKGEFAPTPFAQEIKTLAENGFLRAFSVGFRPLDYKFNDSGVDFLKQELLEVSWVNVPAYAEALLTGAKQMKCGLVMKSILDLQKNIKNDKIEEEKKDGEEEEKVIFTKSELEKFKKDIEVKAGKVLSKKNRDLISSAIGAMEAALTPLNDLLEATNESADDKSGVNAEQGRTKATEAEKAPELDSATLAKIANKAIESLLLNLRKK